ATGACGGTCTCGAACATGCCGTCTCCGAAGGTGGCGGTCAGTTGCTCGTAGATGTTGCGGTGCGTACGGTTGCGCCGGTCCAGCAGGGTGACCAGGATGCGGTAGGCCAGGTTGGGGTTGGCCTCTTTGCGGATGCGGCGGATGACGCCCATCATGTTTCGGAGGGCGTAGGCAGAGAAATACTCCGCCTGGGTCGGGATGACCAGCAGGTCGGAGGCGGCCAGCGCATTGAGCGTGATGGCGCCCAGCGCGGGCGGGCAGTCCAGCAGGATGTAATCGTACTGGCTGCGGACCGGCGTCTCGAGGGCCGCGCGCAGGGTCGTGAGATAGTTCGTCCGCACCGGGAGGAACTGTTCGGCGCTTTCGATGCGCGCGTTGCACGGCACGAGATGGAGCCGCTCGACGTCCGTCTTGTGGATGGCGCTCTGCAGCGGAGCGGACTCGATCAGCACGTGGGCCGACGTTCGCGAAGCCTCGGCCGGCTCGAAGCCCAGGGCCAGCGTGAGGTTGGCCTGCGGGTCCATGTCGATCAATAAGATGCGATGTCCCAGTTCGGCCAGCGCGCCGCCGAGGGAAAGCGTGCTGGTCGTTTTGGCGACGCCGCCTTTTTCGTTTGAAATGGCGATGGTGTATGTCATGGTCTTGCTCCACTAATTTGACCGGACGACTCGTTTTCCCGGCCGGGCAGGTGTTCAGACGCCACCTGGGGGATGATCTCCACACGGCTGACGTTCAGCGCGCGTTGCAGTTCCTCGATGGCGGTGCGGATCATGGCCTGCGGGTCGTTGGTCTCGCGGATTTTGGTCGAGATCTGGGCTACGGCGTGTTCGCGGGCCGCGCGGCTCGAAGCTTCCTCGAACAGGCGCGCGTTTTCGAGCGCCAGGCCGAGACGTTCGGCGATGGCCTCGATGGCCGCGATCTCATCGCGGGTCCAGGTCTTTCCAGTCTCGGATGCGCGGACGTTCACCACGCCGATGATTTGATTTTGCAACCGGATCGGGACGGCCACGGTCGGGAACGCGTCCCGCCCGTCGCTGAAGGCGGGCTGGCCGGTTTCGAGGGCGGCTTCGATCTCCTTCCGCTCCACCGCCTCTTTGACCGCTTCCCCGGCGCCCGCCGCGTGCCGGTAGCCAACGACGGCCTGGGCGGTCTTGCGTTCCCAGGCGCGCCCGACGAACTCGCCATACAGGGCCTGCGAGTCGGCCAGCGCCTGCCGCGACTCTGCCAGCAGGCGGGCGTTTTCAATGGCGATAGCCACCTGGTCGGCCAGGACGCTCAGGGTTTCCACGTCGGCGGGTTCGAAGGCGTCGGCCTGGATGCTTTGTACGTCCAGCACGCCGATGATCTGTCCGCGCACGCGCAGGGGCAGCGCCATCTCGGAGCGGGTGGCTGGGAGGTCTGGGTTGTTGAAGTAGGCCGCGTCCGCTCCCACGTCCAGGGCGATGCGGGGTTCGCCGCTGGCAGCCACATGGCCCACGATGCCGACCTGTCCGATGGGGAGTTTGTGTCCGCGTTTCAGCATCCGTTTTCCGCCGGGGCTGTTGGCCGCGCGCAGGACGGCGTTTTGTGAAGCGTATTCCAGCAGGAACATGCCGACGTGATAAAAGCCGAAGCGGTCGCTGACGACGCGGGTGACGAGGGTGAGGAGTTTTTCGAGGTCTGTTTCGGTGGATACGGCCCGCGCCACTTCGCTGACGGCCTGTAACTGTTCGGCGCGTTTCTGGCTTTGTACGGTGGCTTTTTCGAGGTCGGCGGTTCGCTCTTCCACGCGTCTTTCCAGCGAGCCGACCAGCCCGCGCAGGCGGGCGGTCATGGCGTTGAAGGCGTCGGCCAGCAGGTTGAATTCGTCGCGTGAGCGCATTTCTATTTGCGCGCTCAGGTCGCCGTCGGCGAGCCGGGCGGCGGCGTCGGTCAGCTGCGTCAACGGGCGGGCGAGCGTGTTTCCCATCCAGCGCGCTGCCAGGAGCGCGAAGGTCATCAGAATCAGCAGTCCGAGGCCGAGGTAGAGCGTGGTGTTGCGAATTTCGTTTTTCAGCCGCTGCCGGGTGAAGGTGAGGGTGGATTGCGTCTCGCTGACCGGGACGACGATCCCCAGGCTGTATCCGACGGAGGGGATCGGCTGGTAAGCCAGGTATTTTTCCACGCCGTTGGCGTCGATCACTCTCATGTCGCTCTGGTGGGCGACCATCTTGACGAGGATCTGGAAGATGTCGAGCGGCGCTTTCGGCAGGATGGAGTCGAGCGCCGCGTCGCCCTGGAAGTCGGAAGCGGAGAGGCCCAGGTCGGCGTATCCCTCCTCGGGCATGGCGATGATTCTGCCTTTGTCGTCAATCAGGAAGGCGTAGCCGCTTTGCCCGACGTGGATGGCCGATACCAGCTGGGTGATGCGTTTCAGTTGCAGGTCCGAGGCCACGACGCCGCGGAATTGTCCCGTGCGGTTGAAGACGGGCATGCTGTTGGTGACGACGAGTCCGTTCAGCGCCGCGTCCACGTAGGGGGCCGACCAGACCACGCTGCGTTCCGGGTTCGCGCCCGGTTCGGCGGCCAGGTACCAGGGCCGTTGCGTGATGTCAAAGTCTGGCGGCAGGATGTTCGCCAGGTCTATGTTGGGGTAGTAGAGCGTCTCGCCCTGCGCGCCTCCAAAATAGAGGGCGATCATGTCGGGATGATTTTCGAGGAGCGTGGGAGCGAGGAAGTCTATCTGTTTGAGGGCGTTGATCTCCCCGATCAGCGCGTCGGAGAGGGCGACTTGTTTCGGCACAAAGATCGAGCCGGGGTCTTCGTTCGAATTGTCCCAAACGCCTTGCGTAAGTTGGGTCAGCCG
This DNA window, taken from Candidatus Denitrolinea symbiosum, encodes the following:
- a CDS encoding cellulose biosynthesis protein BcsQ (cell motility); the encoded protein is MTYTIAISNEKGGVAKTTSTLSLGGALAELGHRILLIDMDPQANLTLALGFEPAEASRTSAHVLIESAPLQSAIHKTDVERLHLVPCNARIESAEQFLPVRTNYLTTLRAALETPVRSQYDYILLDCPPALGAITLNALAASDLLVIPTQAEYFSAYALRNMMGVIRRIRKEANPNLAYRILVTLLDRRNRTHRNIYEQLTATFGDGMFETVIEMDTKLRESPIAGQPITRYMPASRGSLQYRVLAEELIEYAKEINQQAA